In Columba livia isolate bColLiv1 breed racing homer chromosome 8, bColLiv1.pat.W.v2, whole genome shotgun sequence, a single genomic region encodes these proteins:
- the HSD17B7 gene encoding 3-keto-steroid reductase/17-beta-hydroxysteroid dehydrogenase 7, producing MERVVLVTGASGGVGLALCQRLLEEDGRIHLCIACRNDQKSEATRDLILAAHPAAQVSTVEVDLGNLASVLRVAQELRCRFQRLDFVYLNAGIMPNPHVNFKALWRGLLTGKLLHMLTTAEGVMTQTDRLNGDGLQEVFATNLFGHFILVRQLESLLCGNEKPSRLIWTSSSNARESAFSLSDYQHAKGQESYSSSKYATDLTSVVLNRKFNNQGLYSSVVCPGLVMSNMTYRILPVFLWKLLMPIMWLIRFFAKTYTLTPHNGAEAHVWLFKQKPESLDALVKYHSCTSGLGKSYVEPRKMDVDEETAEKFYQKLLELEKETLEKYSDLLD from the exons ATGGAGCGAGTGGTGCTAGTGACCGGGGCCAGCGG CGGCGTGGGACTGGCGCTGTGCCAgcggctgctggaggaggatgGCCGCATCCATCTCTGTATCGCCTGCCGCAATGACCAGAAGAGCGAAGCCACGCGAGACCTTATCCTGGCCGCCCACCCTGCCGCTCAGGTCTCCACCGTGGAAGTGGACCTGGGTAACCTGGCGTCCGTCCTGCGTGTGGCCCAGGAGCTCCGCTGCAG GTTTCAGCGGCTGGACTTTGTCTACCTCAATGCTGGGATCATGCCCAACCCACACGTGAACTTCAAGGCGCTCTGGCGCGGCCTCCTCACCGG GAAGCTGCTTCACATGCTGACCACTGCAGAGGGCGTAATGACCCAGACGGACAGGCTTAATGGAGATGGACTGCAGGAGGTGTTTGCTACCAACCTGTTTGGACACTTTatcctg GTTCGTCAGCTTGAGTCTCTACTCTGTGGTAACGAAAAGCCTTCGCGACTCATCTGGACATCTTCCAGCAATGCCAGGGAATCTGCCTTCAGCCTCTCTGACTATCAGCATGCCAAGGGGCAGGAATCATACAGTTCTTCTAAGTATGCTACTGACCTGACGAGTGTGGTTTTGAACAGGAAATTTAATAACCAG GGTCTGTATTCCAGTGTCGTTTGTCCTGGTCTCGTTATGTCTAATATGACATATAGAATTTTGCCGGTTTTCCTGTGGAAGCTGCTAATGCCCATTATGTGGTTG ATCCGCTTTTTTGCCAAAACTTACACTCTGACACCGCATAATGGAGCAGAAGCTCAT GTGTGGCTGTTCAAACAGAAGCCAGAGAGCCTGGATGCTCTTGTCAAGTACCACAGCTGTACTTCTGGACTGGGGAAGAGCTATGTGGAGCCCAGAAAG ATGGATGTGGATGAAGAAACTGCTGAGAAATTTTACCAAAAGCTGTTGGAactggagaaggagactctagaAAAATACAGTGATCTCCTAGATTAA